DNA from Rubripirellula lacrimiformis:
TCAACCCCGTCAACAGCAACATCGTAGCGATCGTGAATCGTGGCTTTCGTAAAGCGATCAAGTGAGCTCCCGTCTGGATGCGCGGTTTGGCAGGGCCTTCAGCGCCCGCCCTGCGATCAACACCTGTGAGCACCGAGCGATGAATTCGTTGCTTGGAAATCGATAGTCATTTGTCTTCGGATGGAAATTTTAATTTCGTGCCGGACAAAGGACGACGGCTATTCTAACCATCTCATCCACGATGTTTACGAATGTTCAAGAAGGGTAGGCCAAAGTGGACCGAGCAAAAAGGGGAAAAAGAATCTGGCCAACAGCGGGGAATAGAGAATCACCACATCGCCCCCAAAGTAGGGCGGCCTTTCCAGGCCGCCATCCACCCAAACTTAAGCACAAGACGGCCTTGAAAGGCCATCCTACAGACCAAATCCAACCGCCAACCGCCGCCTAGCCGCTTGCACCTCGTCTTTGCCCCACTGCCGAAAGCGTGAACTTGGTAAGCAAGATCAGGTTTGGAACAAGAAAGAACGCAACGATTGGCCACACCGAACCGGGAACGCTGACGAGTTCGTGCTGATAGGTGACCGGATCACCGTTGATGTTGTTCGGTTGCATCGCGAATTCGATTTTCAGCGATACGTACGTGAAGAGAGCGATTAAAACAGGGATCGCCATCAGCACGCCGTTGAGAATCAAGAAACCCCGAATCCAACGAGTCGAGCCAACCGTCTTGTTAGCACTGGCGATCGGTGGCTGGTATGGATTCATTGAACGGCGATCAAGGTGGAACGGACTTGTCACACAGCGAACGGTTGCGATCTCTATGATCGTGACGAGAGATCGCGGTCACTCAAAACGACCCACTCTGCGGCTCGGGTGCATTTGCCGGATCGCGACCATTGGCATTCGACGGTGAATTTCGCATTCCTCGACGCAGGTGTACAGCGAATGCGAGGTTGACGATTGCGATCAGTAGGAATCGAGCGCCAAAATCAAAAGCCCACATCAAGAAGAATGCGATCGCATGGAAGCCCAGCACGAATACCAGAATCCACGAGGAACGTCGACTCAGCCGACCCCGTTCTGGACTGTCCCGAAATTGTTGTTCGAATTCGGCCCATCCCGTCTGACGTTCATCCGGAATGGACTCACGCAGAAACGAGATCAGATCATTACGTTGGCATCGGACAAAGCTCCCAAGTTCGATCTTGATCGTTCCATCGGGTCCCGAAAGTCGCACGCTTCCGCCAGCGGGAAATCGACGCCATTGGACTTCGTCAAGATTCACGATCTTAACGGTGCGATCGCGCACGACGCCGCATTGTCGTATGGATTGCTCGGATACGTAAAGGCGGTATCGCCGATGAAGCGCAACCAGCCATACGCCCAAGAGGACAAAACAAGACCAGAACAAACCGAAGCCAGTCGCAGCATGCAGCGGCCTTGCAAACGAATGGTCGACGTTGAAGTATGCGACGAAAACAGATGCCAGCCCCATGATCGCAAACGCGACCGTGCAAACGAGACCGACGTTACGGAAGTAGGGTTTTAAGCGATAGCAGGAAGCCGAACTCGTAATGCTGTTCTCCTGTGCAAAAGCGATCGAGTTTCCGCCCTCTCACGCAAGCTTCCCAACATCAAAACTCGGCTCGGAACGGACTTGGGGGATGGTGTGTTGACGGAATCACCACCCATGCATGATACATCCCGATCCCAGGCGAGGGGCGATCACCAGCTTGGCTGGATGCCATTTGTGCCGCGCCGGTTGATCGCAGCCTCGACTGCCCGACGAGAGTTAAACGAAGGTGGCTCAGGACAATTACGAACCGCCGCATCTAGGCCAATTCGGCCGCGAAGATGTTCTAGTGACGGTCCAGCGGCCTGCTCAACAAGTGGCCCAAGCACGATCCCATCTCCATGGCCCCAAACCGGATGCCGCGATGGATGGCTGAAGGGGCAGGTTCCAGTCGGCAACACTCTAGCAACAGAAATTCCGGCGACTCATCACGAAAGAGGCATCCCAAGAAAAAAGCCAAACCCCGGCCATTCCGGGATTCGGCTCTAAGTGTCTCGGGTTGTCTGACCCATGAAATAGCGGCAGAGGGACTCGAACCCCCGACACGCGGATTATGATTCCGCTGCTCTAACCAGCTGAGCTATGCCGCCGTCTTCTGCGGTGGGATGACGGGTCGCCGATGTGGGATCGCCATTCCATGGGGCGGAGTTTAGCGTCTTGCTTTCGGTGGTCCAAGCCCACCCCGGACCAGATCGCGAACGTTTTTGGCTTGTTTGGACCGCCACATCACCAGAAAATGCAAACTGTGCCGGTTGGCGCGATCGGTGGACCACGCCCTTCGCGTGCGATCGCCCACGGAATTGCGACTCGAATGTGGCCGAATGCAGTCGAGTTTTCGGCAGTCTTAGAACAGTTCTCCCGAGTTTTTTGCAGATCCGTCCTGTTGGGAATCGGGCACGGAAGCCACCTTTGCCGGTGCCGCAGACTTCTTCTTTGCCGGTTTGGATTTCTTCTTTGGCGATGCCTTTGCCGCGACCTTTGCCGATGTTCCCGATGACGCCTGGGAAGTCTGCCGATACGGGCTCGCATCTTCGAGCGACTGGACGAACAACCGGTCCGCCGGCACGGATCCTCGCGCGACGTCGATCAAATGCTGATGGTGTGTGAACACGATCACCTGAGTTTTCACGGATAGCTCGGCTAGCACCTCCATCGCGGCCGCCGAACGGGCATCGTCAAACTTCACCAGAATGTCGTCCACGACAAATGGGACCGGCGGATGATGTTCGAAATACTGTTCCAAGGATGCGATTCGCAAGGCCAGGAACATTTGATCACAGGTCCCTTCGCTCATCCCGTCCACCGGCACCAGCGACGGACCACCGGTGAGTGCCGGCTGGCTTGAGTCGGCTTCCGAATTCGCCCCCCCGGTGCCTCGGACGCCGACGATGATCGGCTGGCCATCGTCACCGAAGTCACTGCGCAGGCCGTCGAATGCCCCCAGCGTCAGTTTTGCAAACAACTGGCTGGCTCGGTCGATCAGCGGCCCCTGGTTCTGTTCTCGATAGCGCTGGATCGCACGTTTCAACACGACCGAGGCCAGCTTCACGCGAGTGTAGGTTTCGGCATGCTGGCGGACCTGAGCCAACGCGATTTCAGCGTCTTCGTTGGCCTTCGCCGCATCCCCGCTGCCGTCCATCCGGTCCAGGTCTTTCTGTTGGCCGCCGATCGATTCCGAACGATCTTTCTGTTCCACTTTGACGCGTTGAATTTCTTCGTCCAACTGTGCCATTCGTGGCACCAACCGATCGGCGTCTTCCGCATCCGCAGCCGCGATGAAAGCGTCGATCTCCGTCCCCTGAGCCGATTGCCGAAGCTGTTTTTCCAGCGAATCGATCTGTTGTTCGATCCGACCACGCTCTGCCGATCGACGCTCGACCTCGGGGAGATCATCCACACTATCGCAGCCCGCTTCGCGTCGCATTTGGTCGAGCATCTCGGCAAGCTTGGATTGAGACTGGAGAGCATCCGACAGTTGCTGTTCGACTCGATCGCGTTGAACGACCAATCCGTCCCGAGTCGCCTTCTGTTCCCGGGCATGTCGAAGCTGGACGTGCAGATCGGCTACCGTTTGGTCCTTCGGGGTTTCACTTGGTGACACATCGAGTCGCTGCAACAGTTGGTCAACCGAGGCTTCGAATTCTTCGATCAAGCGACGTTGGTTCGACCACGTATTGGCCAGTTCGGCTGACTTATCAATATCGGCGGCAACCTGGTCGATCGCCTGCAGCATCGCCAGCGCCTGGGCGGCTGTCAGATCGGCGCTACCGTCCAGCGCGTCCACTGCGACCGACCATTCCTGTTGCCATCGAGCCTGTTTCGCATTGGCGTCGTCCCACCTAGCCTGCGATGCTGCCTGTTGCGATCGAATCTGATCGATGCGTGCGGACAGCTGTTCGTGTTTGGTGGAAATGGAATCCAGCAACTTGCAACGCGTCGCACATCGATCAATCACCTGCCGGAGCGGATCGTCCGATCCAACAGCCGAGTCGCCATTCGAACCGCTCGCCGGATCAACGTCGTTGATGTCGAGGTCGCGTGAATCGATTGGAAAGGTTTCCGAGTAGCGTTTCCACAACGTCGTGCGATGTTGCTGGATTCGTTCACAGGTTTGATCGCGTATCAGCGTCTGATTCCGGATCGCATCGGCCAGTTCGACCAATTGCCCGTGTGAGGCCAACCATTCGCGCATTTCCAGCGGTGATCGGGGATCGATGTTGGCCAGCATCCAAAGGCTTTTCCAATCGTCGACCAAGTTTTGGCGATTGCAACGGGCTGCATCCAGCCGCGCCCGACGCGTTTCCAGGGTCTGTGTCCAACCGTCTCGGTCGGAGATCAGTCGCGACTTTTGGGCAACCCGCTCGGCTTCCCGGCGCAAACGATCGCCAATGTCATCAGCACGTCGCAGCAGCGTTTCAAACTGATCGGCAGAATCACTTGCATCCACCGTGGCGGGCGGACGGGATAGGTTGGCAGCGATCGTTTGCCAGACGCGGTCGCGTTGGGCGCGTGCGTCGGTTAGTTCTTCTTCGGTTGGAACATCTTGGCTTAGTTGCAGCGCATTGAGCTGAGCCTCGGCGGCTGCGATGCTGTCTTCCAACGTCTGAATCTCGCCGGCCAATGCATCGATCGCCTGATCCGCGGAACTCCAATCGCTGGCAAAACGGGTGATGGAATCTAGCGATGGCAGCGGCAAGCTTTCCAGTTCGTCCAACGTCCCGTTCCACAACGGCAACTGTTTCAGCAACAGTCCGCTACGCTCGATCAATCCGCCGAGTCGTTGTTGATCCTCAGCAAGTTGTTGGTCACAGTCACCGAGTTTCTGCGCGTCGTCGATCGCACTTCGCAGTTGGGTGGTATCGACACTGGGCGGCAGAGCAGCGAGTCCCTGGGTTTCAATGTCCAGCTGTCTCGCCTTTTCTTCGACATCGGCCTTCGCCTCGACCGCCGACTGGATCAATCCCGATCGTTGCTCGGCCAATTCCACGATGCGTTGCCGCTGGGCGATCCCGATTCGAAGATTTCCCGGACCGTCGGCACCTGAACCGTCCGCAGTCGCACCATCGCTACCGACGTCACCGGTCTGTCGCCCTAGCTGAGTTAAAACGCGATCGATCCGGGTCTTCAGCAGTTGACGTTCCGATTCGAGTCCCGGGCAGGTTCGAAGCCACTCGCGGTATCGTTCCAGATTCTTGTACAGGTCCGCGATGG
Protein-coding regions in this window:
- a CDS encoding YhaN family protein, which encodes MRFLRLDLIRIGPFAGRTLTFDQGEFGLHLIYGPNEGGKSSSLRALSQWLFGIKGEKSCRDHFLHSHNELRVGGVIESEAGQTLECIRRKGGQKSLRAGDDKTAVDLDDLHAMLHGIDEKQFATQFGIDLEQLVDGGMSIVQSGGDLGQSLFAAGSGTAGVNQLVKSLDAQCEQLLKSSGTRAAVNAAIIDLNKARKALSDASVPSKQWQAIRDSLHDSIDKRKRLDDEIVELESQRDRLDRIHQSLATISSLKDARAAYSELVDVPALRPDFSSQRAETVAALTAAKAAVQSAQSERTSIAERIDGLLVPQAILDQEAAIADLYKNLERYREWLRTCPGLESERQLLKTRIDRVLTQLGRQTGDVGSDGATADGSGADGPGNLRIGIAQRQRIVELAEQRSGLIQSAVEAKADVEEKARQLDIETQGLAALPPSVDTTQLRSAIDDAQKLGDCDQQLAEDQQRLGGLIERSGLLLKQLPLWNGTLDELESLPLPSLDSITRFASDWSSADQAIDALAGEIQTLEDSIAAAEAQLNALQLSQDVPTEEELTDARAQRDRVWQTIAANLSRPPATVDASDSADQFETLLRRADDIGDRLRREAERVAQKSRLISDRDGWTQTLETRRARLDAARCNRQNLVDDWKSLWMLANIDPRSPLEMREWLASHGQLVELADAIRNQTLIRDQTCERIQQHRTTLWKRYSETFPIDSRDLDINDVDPASGSNGDSAVGSDDPLRQVIDRCATRCKLLDSISTKHEQLSARIDQIRSQQAASQARWDDANAKQARWQQEWSVAVDALDGSADLTAAQALAMLQAIDQVAADIDKSAELANTWSNQRRLIEEFEASVDQLLQRLDVSPSETPKDQTVADLHVQLRHAREQKATRDGLVVQRDRVEQQLSDALQSQSKLAEMLDQMRREAGCDSVDDLPEVERRSAERGRIEQQIDSLEKQLRQSAQGTEIDAFIAAADAEDADRLVPRMAQLDEEIQRVKVEQKDRSESIGGQQKDLDRMDGSGDAAKANEDAEIALAQVRQHAETYTRVKLASVVLKRAIQRYREQNQGPLIDRASQLFAKLTLGAFDGLRSDFGDDGQPIIVGVRGTGGANSEADSSQPALTGGPSLVPVDGMSEGTCDQMFLALRIASLEQYFEHHPPVPFVVDDILVKFDDARSAAAMEVLAELSVKTQVIVFTHHQHLIDVARGSVPADRLFVQSLEDASPYRQTSQASSGTSAKVAAKASPKKKSKPAKKKSAAPAKVASVPDSQQDGSAKNSGELF